The following coding sequences lie in one Amycolatopsis cihanbeyliensis genomic window:
- a CDS encoding sulfite exporter TauE/SafE family protein, whose protein sequence is MPTTLLVAGAVLLGALVQGAIGYGMNLLAAPLLALLDPALVPVPLLLVVTVHSTLAMVREHTDTDWRGVGWAMLGRIPGVGLGVLAVAMLPQRLFAVVVGAAVLVCLGLSVTTWRPRPAPTPLVLAGTASGAMGTAASIGGPPIALLYQHEPGPRIRSTLAACFAIGSVLSAAGLAAGGQIESRHLLLAAGLLPFLVLGFLLSGPVRGLLDGGRIRGAVLVVAAASSVALIVRGAVAM, encoded by the coding sequence GTGCCGACCACATTGCTCGTCGCGGGCGCGGTGCTGCTCGGCGCACTGGTGCAAGGCGCCATCGGCTACGGGATGAACCTGCTGGCCGCCCCGCTGCTCGCCCTGCTCGATCCGGCGCTGGTCCCGGTCCCGCTGCTGCTCGTCGTCACCGTGCACTCGACGCTGGCGATGGTCCGGGAACACACCGACACCGACTGGCGCGGCGTCGGCTGGGCGATGCTGGGCCGGATCCCCGGCGTGGGACTGGGCGTGCTCGCGGTGGCCATGCTGCCGCAGCGGCTGTTCGCCGTGGTGGTCGGGGCCGCCGTGCTGGTCTGCCTCGGGCTGTCGGTCACCACCTGGCGGCCACGGCCCGCGCCCACCCCGCTGGTGCTCGCCGGAACCGCCAGCGGCGCGATGGGGACCGCCGCCTCCATCGGCGGTCCCCCGATCGCACTGCTCTACCAGCACGAGCCCGGCCCACGGATCAGGTCCACGCTGGCGGCCTGCTTCGCGATCGGCTCGGTGCTGTCGGCGGCCGGGTTGGCCGCCGGCGGGCAGATCGAGTCCCGGCACCTGCTGCTGGCCGCAGGGTTGCTGCCGTTCCTGGTGCTCGGCTTCCTGCTGTCCGGCCCGGTCCGCGGGCTCCTGGACGGCGGGCGGATCCGGGGCGCGGTGCTGGTGGTGGCCGCGGCCAGCTCGGTCGCGCTGATCGTGCGCGGCGCCGTGGCCATGTGA
- a CDS encoding trans-sulfuration enzyme family protein, which produces MAVHAGREDLVELGLHAPPLDLSTTYPARDSRAEAARLEEFAEGARPPGQPVYARLDNPTVGRFERALAELEGAEQAVAFASGMAALSACLLATVAAGRPHVVAVRPLYGTSDHLLASGLLGTRVSWATPETLAAELRPDTGLVLVETPANPTLREHDLRDLAIACGEVPLLVDNTFATPVLQRPIECGADIVLHSATKFLGGHGDVLGGVVACREGFARSLRQMRFVTGATLHPLAGYLLLRGLSTLPVRVEAASATAHELATRLAEHPAVLRVHYPGLDPLRPRGQLRGGGPLLAFEVAGDPHAVIGAVRLITPAVSLGSVDSLIQHPASLSHHIVGEDDRRNAGISEGLLRLSIGLEHVEDLWADLSAALEAGAARRAG; this is translated from the coding sequence ATGGCAGTGCACGCCGGTCGGGAGGACCTGGTCGAGCTGGGGCTGCACGCTCCCCCACTGGACCTCTCGACCACCTACCCGGCGCGGGACAGCCGCGCCGAGGCCGCGCGGCTGGAGGAGTTCGCCGAGGGAGCGCGGCCTCCGGGGCAGCCGGTCTACGCCCGCCTGGACAACCCCACCGTCGGCCGCTTCGAGCGGGCGCTGGCCGAGTTGGAGGGGGCCGAGCAGGCGGTGGCCTTCGCCAGCGGAATGGCCGCCCTTTCGGCCTGCCTGCTGGCCACGGTCGCCGCGGGCCGCCCGCATGTGGTCGCCGTCCGCCCGCTGTACGGCACCAGCGATCACCTGCTCGCCTCCGGGCTGCTGGGCACGCGGGTGAGCTGGGCGACCCCGGAGACCCTCGCCGCCGAGCTGCGCCCGGACACCGGCCTGGTGCTGGTGGAGACCCCGGCCAACCCGACCCTGCGCGAGCACGACCTGCGGGACCTGGCCATCGCCTGCGGCGAGGTCCCGCTGCTGGTGGACAACACCTTCGCCACCCCGGTGCTGCAGCGGCCGATCGAATGCGGGGCGGACATCGTGCTGCACAGCGCGACCAAGTTCCTCGGCGGCCACGGTGACGTACTCGGCGGGGTCGTCGCCTGCCGGGAGGGGTTCGCCCGCTCACTGCGCCAGATGCGCTTCGTGACCGGGGCCACGCTCCACCCGCTCGCCGGTTACCTGCTGCTGCGCGGGTTGTCCACGCTTCCGGTCCGGGTGGAGGCCGCCTCGGCGACCGCGCACGAGCTGGCCACCCGCCTTGCCGAGCACCCCGCCGTACTCCGGGTGCACTACCCGGGCCTCGACCCGCTGCGCCCGCGGGGTCAGTTACGCGGCGGCGGGCCGCTGCTGGCCTTCGAGGTGGCGGGCGACCCGCATGCGGTGATCGGCGCGGTCCGCCTGATCACCCCGGCGGTGAGCCTCGGTAGCGTGGACAGCCTGATCCAGCACCCCGCCTCGCTGAGCCACCACATCGTCGGGGAGGACGACCGGCGTAACGCCGGGATCAGCGAGGGACTGTTGCGGCTTTCCATCGGGCTGGAGCACGTCGAGGACCTCTGGGCCGACCTGTCGGCCGCCCTGGAAGCGGGCGCGGCGCGGCGCGCGGGATGA
- a CDS encoding Lrp/AsnC family transcriptional regulator produces MTETVHMDSTDFVILRELQNDARITNRELAKGAGIAPSTCLERVARLRRAGVLLGYTARIDPGAVGRVLEAFLAIRVRPHRRPVVGPFVEHVRARPETRALYHVAGPDDYLLHVATTGVRDLQRFVLDELTSQDVVAHVETTLIFQQWNGGPVRPAADPGNGPDAKLVE; encoded by the coding sequence ATGACGGAAACAGTGCACATGGATTCGACCGACTTCGTGATCCTCCGGGAGCTACAGAACGACGCACGGATCACCAACCGGGAGCTGGCCAAAGGCGCCGGGATCGCGCCGTCCACCTGCCTGGAGCGGGTGGCGCGGCTGCGCCGGGCCGGGGTGCTCCTCGGCTACACCGCCCGGATCGACCCCGGCGCCGTCGGGCGCGTCCTGGAGGCGTTCCTCGCGATCCGCGTCCGCCCGCATCGCAGGCCGGTCGTCGGCCCGTTCGTGGAGCACGTTCGCGCGCGGCCGGAGACCCGCGCGCTCTACCACGTCGCGGGCCCGGACGACTACCTCCTGCACGTCGCCACCACCGGGGTGCGCGACCTGCAACGGTTCGTGCTGGACGAGCTGACTTCGCAGGACGTGGTGGCCCACGTGGAGACCACGTTGATCTTTCAGCAGTGGAACGGCGGCCCGGTTCGTCCCGCCGCCGATCCGGGGAACGGACCGGATGCTAAGTTGGTCGAGTGA
- a CDS encoding TetR/AcrR family transcriptional regulator, with protein sequence MSDLVDRPNLGRGARRREQLVEAGVALLAEGGWPAVTSRGVAERAGANLGLIHYHFGGLLALHAAIARRAGELVINPVIAELLGAPDERAALRAVHRMLPATTEDDRITMLATELVAGARRAPELGEVLREQLRQARTELAGWLRRRHPEWPAARRTGAATLLAALLDGLMLHRMLDSALPVEDALATLDELVADGRKERN encoded by the coding sequence GTGAGTGACTTAGTCGATCGACCAAACCTGGGCCGGGGTGCCCGGCGGCGGGAGCAGCTGGTCGAGGCCGGGGTGGCGCTGCTGGCCGAGGGCGGCTGGCCCGCCGTCACCAGCCGGGGCGTAGCCGAACGGGCCGGGGCGAACCTGGGATTGATCCACTACCACTTCGGCGGGCTGCTCGCGCTGCATGCCGCGATCGCGCGCCGGGCGGGTGAGCTGGTCATCAACCCGGTGATCGCCGAACTCCTCGGGGCGCCCGACGAGCGGGCCGCGTTGCGTGCGGTGCACCGGATGTTGCCCGCGACCACCGAGGACGACCGGATCACCATGCTCGCAACCGAACTGGTGGCCGGCGCGCGGCGTGCACCCGAGCTCGGCGAGGTACTGCGCGAGCAACTGCGGCAGGCGCGGACCGAGCTCGCCGGCTGGCTGCGGCGCAGGCACCCCGAATGGCCCGCGGCGCGGCGTACCGGCGCGGCCACCCTGCTGGCCGCCTTGCTCGACGGGCTGATGCTGCACCGGATGCTCGATTCCGCGCTGCCGGTCGAGGACGCACTGGCCACACTGGACGAGCTCGTCGCGGACGGGCGGAAGGAGCGGAACTGA
- a CDS encoding nitroreductase family deazaflavin-dependent oxidoreductase codes for MEIVKRPQPPKGLSRLLYRLPIHLYRAGFGWLFGQRLMMLTHVGRVSGKPRNIVIEVVEHAADGSYLAASGFGTKADWYRNVRKRPDVTIHIGRRMIPVTAEQLSTEEGGDLMARYAARHPRAARKLCRLMGFAVDGSAEDYRTVGREVPFLRFVPRT; via the coding sequence ATGGAGATCGTCAAGCGGCCGCAACCGCCGAAGGGGCTGAGCAGGCTGCTCTACCGGTTGCCGATTCACCTCTACCGTGCGGGGTTCGGCTGGCTGTTCGGGCAGCGGTTGATGATGCTGACACATGTCGGCCGGGTGTCCGGGAAGCCGAGGAACATCGTGATCGAGGTGGTCGAGCACGCCGCCGACGGCAGTTACCTCGCCGCCTCCGGTTTCGGTACCAAGGCGGACTGGTACCGCAACGTGCGCAAGCGGCCCGATGTGACCATCCATATCGGGCGGCGCATGATCCCGGTGACCGCGGAGCAACTGTCCACTGAGGAAGGCGGGGACCTGATGGCCCGGTACGCCGCGCGCCACCCCAGGGCGGCACGCAAGCTGTGCCGCCTCATGGGGTTCGCCGTGGACGGTAGTGCGGAGGACTACCGCACGGTCGGCAGGGAGGTCCCCTTCCTGCGTTTCGTTCCCCGCACCTGA
- a CDS encoding NAD-dependent epimerase/dehydratase family protein: MRALVLGGAGFIGLHLSRRLLADGHEVTIVDDFSRGEEDRELAALSVPVLHADLTDPASYRDFPRGWDQVYLLAAVVGVRNVERDPARVIRTNTFSLLHLLDWLEPGTRLFFASTSEAYAGGVSAGVVAVPTPESVPLMVRDITAPRFAYGVSKLLGEAAVVHTARARGIPYVIGRFHNVYGARMGADHVVPELSLRAIGGEDPFPVYGGEQMRAFCHVDDAVEAMVRLMDTGAAAGEIVHIGNDTETTIADLAELILRLAGHRPRLDLLPAPPGSVARRCPDLAKLRALTGYEPKVTLAEGVRRTFRWYAERAEPG, translated from the coding sequence ATGAGGGCGCTGGTACTGGGCGGCGCCGGATTCATCGGGCTGCACCTGAGCAGGCGGCTGCTCGCCGACGGCCACGAGGTGACCATCGTGGACGACTTCTCGCGCGGGGAGGAGGACAGGGAGCTGGCCGCACTGTCCGTTCCGGTGCTGCACGCCGATCTCACTGATCCGGCCTCCTACCGGGATTTCCCGCGCGGCTGGGACCAGGTCTACCTGCTGGCCGCCGTGGTCGGGGTGCGCAATGTCGAGCGGGATCCGGCCAGGGTCATTCGGACCAACACCTTCAGCCTGCTGCACCTGCTGGACTGGCTGGAACCTGGCACCCGGTTGTTCTTCGCCTCCACCAGCGAGGCCTACGCCGGTGGAGTGAGCGCGGGGGTGGTCGCGGTGCCGACGCCGGAGAGCGTGCCACTGATGGTGCGGGACATCACGGCACCCCGGTTCGCGTACGGGGTGAGCAAGCTACTGGGCGAGGCCGCGGTCGTGCACACCGCACGGGCCAGGGGCATCCCGTACGTCATCGGCAGGTTTCACAACGTGTACGGGGCACGCATGGGCGCCGATCACGTGGTCCCGGAGTTGTCCCTGCGCGCGATCGGGGGTGAGGACCCGTTCCCCGTGTACGGTGGCGAGCAGATGCGGGCGTTCTGCCATGTGGACGACGCCGTCGAGGCGATGGTCCGGCTGATGGACACCGGGGCGGCCGCAGGCGAGATCGTGCACATCGGCAACGACACCGAGACCACCATCGCCGACCTCGCCGAGCTGATACTGCGGCTCGCCGGGCACCGGCCGCGGCTGGACCTGCTGCCCGCGCCCCCCGGTTCGGTCGCCCGGCGCTGCCCCGACCTGGCCAAGCTGCGTGCGCTCACCGGGTACGAGCCGAAGGTGACGCTTGCCGAGGGGGTGCGGCGCACCTTCCGGTGGTACGCCGAACGTGCCGAACCGGGCTGA
- a CDS encoding nucleotide sugar dehydrogenase — translation MKIGIIGMGYVGLTLTAALARAGHQVHGVDTSPAVLDSLARGKPHIYEPGVAEVFAEHTGGNILVSAELPPATVDVAIICVSTPVDEATHEPYLGNLAGAAEHVALHCTPGTLVVVRSTVPVGTSREVVLPPLLDAWGSAHLVMAPERTIQGQALHELVELPQVVGGLDEVSLERGLALFGGFAREVVGVSSLETAELVKLANNCHTDVIYSFGNEVALLTERLGLDPLEVIRATNLHYPRPDIARPGYVGGGCLSKDPYIMLAGAERNGHLPPVIGAARALNERLPVHVARRVRDLMAPSGQTLAVLGWAYKGQPPTDDMRGAPIASMMPVFATAGLRVLGHDPLVSTEVIRAHGGEPVDLVRCFREADAVLLITDHPEYRELDMADLLGGSPVRLVYDSWRILDPVRITGRGVRYAGLGYEPSPTVVAVGG, via the coding sequence ATGAAGATCGGCATCATCGGAATGGGATACGTCGGCCTCACCCTGACCGCCGCGCTGGCCCGCGCGGGCCACCAGGTGCACGGGGTGGACACTTCGCCGGCGGTACTGGACTCGCTGGCCCGGGGGAAGCCGCACATCTACGAGCCCGGTGTGGCGGAGGTGTTCGCCGAACATACCGGCGGGAACATCCTGGTCTCCGCCGAGCTGCCGCCGGCAACGGTGGATGTCGCGATCATCTGCGTGTCCACCCCGGTGGACGAGGCCACGCACGAACCGTACCTGGGGAACCTGGCCGGGGCCGCGGAACACGTCGCGCTGCACTGCACACCGGGCACGCTGGTGGTGGTGCGCAGCACGGTTCCGGTCGGCACGAGCCGGGAGGTGGTGTTGCCACCGTTGCTGGACGCCTGGGGCTCGGCGCACCTCGTGATGGCTCCGGAACGCACGATCCAGGGGCAGGCGTTGCACGAGTTGGTCGAACTCCCGCAGGTGGTGGGTGGGCTGGACGAGGTGAGCCTGGAACGTGGGCTGGCGCTGTTCGGCGGTTTCGCCAGGGAGGTCGTCGGCGTGTCCAGCCTGGAGACCGCGGAGCTGGTCAAGCTCGCCAACAACTGCCATACCGACGTGATCTACTCCTTCGGCAATGAGGTGGCCCTGCTGACCGAGCGGCTCGGGCTCGATCCGCTCGAGGTGATCAGGGCGACCAACCTGCACTATCCGCGGCCGGACATCGCCAGACCCGGGTATGTCGGCGGCGGCTGCCTTTCCAAGGATCCCTACATCATGCTGGCGGGCGCCGAGCGTAACGGGCATCTGCCACCGGTGATCGGTGCGGCACGCGCGTTGAACGAGCGGCTACCGGTGCACGTGGCGCGGCGGGTCCGCGACCTGATGGCGCCCTCCGGCCAGACACTGGCCGTGCTCGGTTGGGCGTACAAAGGCCAGCCACCCACGGACGATATGCGCGGTGCCCCGATCGCCTCGATGATGCCGGTGTTCGCGACCGCGGGACTGCGAGTGCTCGGCCATGACCCACTGGTGTCAACGGAGGTGATCCGGGCGCACGGCGGGGAACCGGTGGACCTGGTGCGGTGTTTCCGGGAGGCGGACGCGGTGTTGCTGATCACCGACCATCCCGAGTATCGCGAGCTGGACATGGCGGATCTGCTCGGCGGCTCGCCCGTCCGGCTGGTGTACGACTCCTGGCGGATCCTCGATCCGGTCAGGATCACCGGCCGCGGGGTGCGCTACGCCGGGCTCGGCTACGAGCCCTCCCCTACGGTCGTGGCGGTGGGCGGATGA
- a CDS encoding endo alpha-1,4 polygalactosaminidase, with translation MTRRRRRWNRSYALLCLLLTTCLAGCVADAPAGEPPPEPRLVDEFVYQLQRYHDDGLARLADAPHRLAVIDLARDAGDAYFTAKEINVLRASGKHVLAYFELGSLENFRPDFRSFSTEHPGLMLNEWETWPGEYFVRYWSPHWWDQAIEPRLDQALRAGFDGVYLDTPLAYEEIDLDLVPGERRESLGRKMVELIERTSAYAKATEPDFLIVPQNSPELRKHPGYLEAIDGIGMEELFFLATDRPCTHDFCRTNLAEARAVLAAGKFVLAVDYALRQENVRHACRRYREEGFAGYVTTLELDQVSPPCPAPSQEE, from the coding sequence ATGACCCGGCGGCGCCGGCGGTGGAATCGGTCGTACGCCCTGCTGTGCCTGCTGCTGACGACCTGCCTTGCCGGGTGCGTCGCGGACGCACCGGCCGGTGAGCCGCCCCCGGAGCCCCGGCTGGTCGATGAGTTCGTCTACCAGCTACAGCGCTACCACGACGACGGCCTGGCCCGACTCGCCGACGCTCCCCATCGGCTGGCCGTGATCGACCTGGCACGGGACGCGGGGGACGCGTACTTCACCGCGAAGGAGATCAACGTGCTCCGGGCGTCCGGAAAGCACGTCCTCGCCTATTTCGAGCTGGGTTCACTGGAGAACTTCCGACCCGACTTCCGTTCGTTCAGCACGGAACATCCGGGGCTGATGCTGAACGAATGGGAAACCTGGCCCGGCGAGTACTTCGTACGATACTGGAGTCCACATTGGTGGGATCAGGCCATCGAGCCACGGCTGGACCAGGCTTTACGCGCCGGTTTCGACGGGGTTTACCTGGACACCCCGCTCGCCTACGAGGAGATCGATCTCGACCTGGTACCCGGCGAGCGCAGGGAGAGCCTCGGCCGCAAGATGGTCGAGCTGATCGAGCGAACCAGTGCGTACGCCAAGGCGACCGAGCCGGACTTCCTGATCGTCCCGCAGAACTCGCCGGAACTGCGCAAGCATCCCGGCTACCTGGAAGCCATCGATGGAATCGGCATGGAAGAACTGTTCTTCCTCGCCACCGACCGGCCGTGCACCCACGACTTCTGCCGGACCAACCTCGCCGAGGCCAGGGCCGTGCTGGCCGCGGGGAAGTTCGTCCTCGCCGTGGACTACGCCCTGCGGCAGGAGAACGTCCGGCATGCCTGCCGCAGGTACCGGGAGGAAGGCTTCGCGGGCTACGTCACCACCCTGGAACTCGACCAGGTGTCACCACCGTGCCCAGCACCGTCTCAAGAGGAGTGA
- a CDS encoding NAD-dependent epimerase/dehydratase family protein, producing MPARVLLFGANGFLGRQVAHALAEDPRVGVLIRAGRSAPAGPDWIQHDLVTATVTELSTVLRRTRPDAVINCAGRLSGDATELVEANVLVTAKLLDAMAEHARGLRLVVLGSAAEYGVVPMGQPVTETDPTSPVAPYGATRLASTQLARLAGEQGRVDAVALRLFNPVGPGLPAENVLGKAAVGLRAALAHGRDHIRLGPLDTYRDFVDVRDVAAAIREAALVDWLKDQVLNVGGGMAVAVRDAVRLLAEVAGFPGEIHESEPAPSRSSTVNWIAADLTRIRQALGWAPRYDLRAMIRAAWEER from the coding sequence ATGCCGGCGCGAGTGCTCCTGTTCGGCGCGAACGGCTTCCTCGGCAGGCAGGTCGCTCACGCCCTGGCCGAGGACCCGCGGGTAGGCGTGCTGATCCGCGCGGGCCGGTCGGCGCCGGCCGGCCCGGACTGGATCCAGCACGACCTGGTGACCGCGACCGTGACGGAGCTGAGCACCGTGTTGCGCCGGACCCGGCCGGACGCCGTGATCAACTGTGCCGGGCGGCTCTCCGGCGACGCCACCGAACTGGTCGAGGCGAACGTGCTGGTCACAGCCAAGCTGCTGGACGCGATGGCCGAGCACGCGCGCGGGCTCCGGCTGGTGGTCCTCGGTTCGGCCGCCGAGTACGGCGTGGTCCCCATGGGTCAGCCGGTGACGGAGACCGACCCGACGAGCCCGGTCGCCCCCTACGGCGCTACCCGCCTGGCCAGCACCCAGCTGGCCAGGCTGGCCGGCGAGCAGGGCCGGGTGGACGCCGTGGCACTGCGGTTGTTCAACCCGGTCGGCCCGGGACTGCCGGCCGAGAACGTGCTCGGTAAGGCAGCGGTCGGGCTGCGCGCCGCCCTGGCCCACGGCCGCGACCACATCCGGCTCGGCCCGTTGGACACCTACCGGGACTTCGTGGACGTCCGCGACGTCGCCGCCGCGATCAGGGAGGCGGCACTGGTGGACTGGCTCAAGGACCAGGTACTCAACGTCGGCGGCGGGATGGCGGTGGCGGTGCGGGACGCGGTGCGCCTGCTGGCCGAGGTCGCGGGCTTCCCCGGCGAGATCCACGAATCCGAACCCGCACCGTCCCGCTCCAGCACGGTGAACTGGATCGCGGCCGACCTGACCAGGATCAGGCAGGCGCTGGGCTGGGCGCCGCGTTACGACCTGCGGGCCATGATCCGGGCGGCGTGGGAAGAGCGATGA
- a CDS encoding nucleotidyltransferase family protein translates to MHAAILAGGQGVRLRPYTTALPKPLVPIGEEYAILDIILQQLKAHGFDRVTLAIGHLGSLIRAFAGSGEQWGLRIDYVAEDKPLSTIGPLLNFLDRLPEHFLVMNGDVLTDLDYAALLRAHQESAASLTVATYQREVKVDFGTLETTDGHIVDFREKPTLSYGVSMGVYALSRTTLSPYPCNVPFGFDELVLDLLAKDAKPRVYEFEGYWLDIGRPDDYDEANRSFQRLRRTLLPSAPVASKLEFA, encoded by the coding sequence ATGCATGCGGCAATACTCGCGGGCGGGCAAGGGGTTCGGCTACGGCCGTACACCACGGCCTTGCCCAAACCTCTCGTCCCGATCGGCGAGGAGTACGCGATTCTGGACATCATCCTGCAACAGCTGAAGGCCCACGGCTTCGATCGGGTCACCCTGGCGATCGGGCACCTCGGCTCGCTCATCCGCGCCTTCGCGGGCAGCGGCGAGCAGTGGGGCCTGCGGATCGACTACGTCGCCGAGGACAAGCCGCTGTCCACCATCGGTCCACTGCTGAACTTCCTGGACCGGCTACCGGAGCACTTCCTGGTGATGAACGGGGACGTGCTGACCGATCTGGACTACGCCGCACTGCTGCGCGCGCACCAGGAGTCCGCGGCTTCGCTGACCGTGGCCACCTACCAGCGTGAGGTGAAGGTCGACTTCGGCACCTTGGAGACAACCGACGGGCATATCGTGGACTTCCGCGAGAAGCCGACCCTGTCGTACGGCGTGAGCATGGGCGTGTACGCCCTTTCCCGCACGACGCTGTCCCCCTACCCGTGCAACGTCCCGTTCGGTTTCGACGAGTTGGTGCTCGACCTGCTGGCGAAGGACGCCAAACCAAGGGTCTACGAGTTCGAAGGTTACTGGCTGGACATCGGGCGGCCGGACGACTACGACGAGGCCAACCGCAGCTTCCAACGACTCCGGCGTACGTTGCTGCCTTCCGCCCCCGTCGCGTCGAAGCTGGAATTCGCCTGA
- the pelF gene encoding GT4 family glycosyltransferase PelF → MTEQGAGHIAVVSESTYPFGPGGVSLWTHQLIEGMPEHSFTAVAITADGTGRSAWPAPENLAEVVNIPLWAGAPARARRVPSSFADTHRGFLDAMLAAADPDPWLRERHTTDFVVALRGLFDYARRRDLGAALSTNDSVDRLLSAWRETSGVRGELTLHDAIVATDRIEHLLRPLAHPPVLADICHLAMNGTSALVGMAAKWARGTPMVMSEHGVYLRERYLGSEQEPVSPVVRLLLLRFFRALAAAGYRTADLLAPHSSYNRRWQLYSGAAPERVHTMYNGIDPADFPPAGAEPAEPTIVFVGRIDPLKDLHTLLRAFAIVREKRPAARLRMFGPVPVGNEEYHASCLRLAGELGLGGAAVFEGRVPRQADAYHAGHLVALPSVSEGFPYTVVESMCTGRPPVCTDVGGVREAVGDTGFVVPPRDHAALADSCLRLLEDTALRHRLGARARRRVLDRFTLGRWNDAYREVYRDLLRGPVPALTGSAPGSAVD, encoded by the coding sequence ATGACGGAGCAGGGGGCAGGACACATCGCCGTGGTGTCGGAGAGCACCTACCCTTTCGGGCCCGGTGGGGTCAGCCTGTGGACCCACCAGCTGATCGAGGGCATGCCGGAGCACAGCTTCACCGCGGTGGCGATCACCGCCGACGGCACCGGACGCAGCGCGTGGCCGGCGCCGGAGAACCTGGCCGAGGTGGTGAACATCCCGCTGTGGGCAGGAGCACCGGCGCGGGCTCGCCGGGTTCCCTCCTCCTTCGCCGACACCCATCGCGGGTTCCTGGACGCGATGCTCGCCGCGGCCGATCCGGACCCGTGGCTGCGGGAGCGGCACACCACCGACTTCGTCGTGGCACTGCGGGGCCTGTTCGACTACGCGCGGCGCCGGGATCTTGGCGCCGCTCTGTCCACGAACGACTCGGTGGACCGGTTGCTGTCGGCCTGGCGGGAAACGAGCGGCGTGCGCGGAGAGTTGACGTTGCACGACGCGATCGTGGCCACCGACCGGATCGAGCACCTGCTCCGACCGCTGGCCCATCCCCCGGTCCTGGCGGATATCTGCCATCTGGCGATGAACGGTACCAGCGCGCTGGTCGGGATGGCGGCGAAGTGGGCGCGCGGTACCCCGATGGTCATGTCCGAGCACGGGGTCTACCTGCGCGAGCGGTACCTCGGCAGCGAACAGGAACCGGTCTCCCCCGTGGTGCGGCTACTGCTGCTCCGGTTCTTCCGCGCGCTCGCCGCCGCGGGGTACCGGACGGCGGACCTGCTGGCCCCACACTCCAGCTACAACCGGCGCTGGCAGTTGTACAGCGGTGCGGCCCCGGAACGGGTGCACACCATGTACAACGGCATCGATCCTGCCGATTTCCCTCCTGCCGGCGCGGAACCGGCGGAACCGACCATCGTGTTCGTCGGCCGGATCGACCCGCTGAAGGACCTGCACACGTTGCTCAGGGCCTTCGCCATCGTGCGGGAGAAGCGGCCCGCGGCGCGGCTGCGGATGTTCGGGCCGGTTCCGGTGGGCAACGAGGAGTACCACGCGAGTTGCCTGCGGCTGGCCGGCGAACTCGGCCTGGGCGGTGCGGCGGTGTTCGAGGGCAGGGTCCCCCGCCAGGCCGACGCCTACCACGCTGGCCACCTGGTGGCGCTGCCCAGCGTTTCCGAGGGCTTCCCCTACACCGTGGTGGAGTCGATGTGCACCGGGCGACCACCGGTGTGCACCGATGTCGGCGGGGTCCGGGAGGCGGTGGGCGACACCGGGTTCGTGGTACCGCCACGGGATCACGCGGCGCTCGCCGATTCCTGCCTGCGCCTGCTCGAGGACACCGCGTTGCGACACCGGCTCGGTGCGCGGGCCCGCCGCCGGGTGCTCGACCGGTTCACCCTCGGCCGGTGGAACGACGCCTACCGCGAGGTCTACCGGGACCTGCTCCGCGGTCCGGTACCCGCGCTCACGGGTAGCGCACCGGGATCGGCGGTGGACTGA
- a CDS encoding glutaredoxin family protein yields MNTDRTRETTEIELYWRPGCPFCMALQRPLRRSGLPVREINIWEEPEAAARVRAVAGGNETVPTVFVGEHAMVNPSFRELEAAVREHAPQLLEHAEPAPRRGIWPFRRHA; encoded by the coding sequence ATGAACACGGACCGGACGCGGGAGACGACGGAGATCGAGCTCTACTGGCGGCCGGGTTGCCCGTTCTGCATGGCACTGCAAAGGCCCCTGCGCCGCAGCGGGCTCCCGGTGCGCGAAATCAACATCTGGGAGGAGCCGGAGGCCGCGGCCAGGGTCCGCGCGGTCGCCGGCGGCAACGAGACGGTGCCGACGGTGTTCGTCGGCGAGCACGCCATGGTGAACCCGAGCTTCCGCGAGCTGGAGGCCGCGGTACGGGAGCACGCGCCGCAGTTGCTGGAGCACGCCGAACCGGCGCCGCGCCGGGGTATCTGGCCGTTCCGCCGCCACGCGTGA